One Sphingomonas endolithica DNA segment encodes these proteins:
- a CDS encoding O-antigen ligase family protein — MRSPSAVSSGAAPALAALDGDRLRIVAVAFLIGFGVFVQLDAVANRLSAGSPVSLIEFSLGGLVAATMLVLSTPDPRPPKALGQEGVRLILLLLCWVVFAWTLSRFRAEGLGYLVKLATAVVPALCLITIADRAAHLRALIWAIILAGAFAAAVVLIETRTHTRLFATALAATTADFDGVARSSGGSDQNPTTAAQMLLVSTTLAIGLLFSGERRGRWLLCGIAALGSAGLALMSARSAILGLGAGLALVVFAFRGKSYFPAILFAAVVAGAIGILFAPPTLIARFTAIGDFGQDQTLYRRITYLRIGGDLLRGSPVWGVGPGNFPSYYVQDAYRYMPGRELYPRELHNTYLDTAVEYGLVGFAIFAAIVGHALLAARRGFAGDASSPLARTSFAVAVALAALLVACFFMPHKDMRYLWLLIALAIQCGRLRAAEGPR, encoded by the coding sequence ATGCGCTCGCCATCAGCGGTTAGTTCCGGCGCGGCTCCGGCACTCGCGGCGCTCGACGGGGATCGTCTTCGCATCGTCGCGGTTGCGTTCCTGATCGGCTTCGGCGTGTTCGTGCAGCTCGACGCCGTGGCGAACCGGCTCTCGGCGGGATCACCGGTCTCGCTGATCGAGTTCAGCCTGGGTGGGCTGGTCGCGGCAACGATGCTGGTATTGTCCACGCCCGACCCGCGGCCGCCCAAGGCCTTGGGGCAGGAGGGCGTCCGGCTGATCCTGTTGCTGTTGTGCTGGGTGGTGTTCGCCTGGACGCTGTCGCGTTTCCGCGCCGAGGGTCTTGGCTATCTGGTCAAGCTCGCCACCGCCGTCGTACCTGCTTTGTGTTTGATCACGATCGCAGACCGCGCCGCGCATTTGCGCGCACTGATATGGGCGATCATCCTCGCTGGCGCGTTCGCGGCAGCGGTGGTGCTGATCGAAACCCGCACGCACACGCGACTGTTCGCCACCGCGCTTGCCGCCACCACTGCCGATTTCGATGGGGTGGCGCGCTCGTCGGGTGGATCGGACCAGAACCCGACCACGGCGGCACAGATGCTGCTGGTCAGCACCACGCTGGCGATCGGCCTGCTGTTCTCGGGCGAGCGCCGCGGCCGGTGGCTGCTGTGCGGGATCGCCGCGCTTGGCAGCGCGGGGCTGGCGCTGATGTCGGCGCGCAGCGCGATCCTCGGGCTCGGTGCGGGGCTGGCGCTCGTTGTGTTCGCGTTTCGCGGCAAAAGCTACTTTCCGGCCATCCTGTTCGCCGCAGTGGTGGCCGGCGCCATCGGCATCCTGTTCGCACCGCCGACGCTGATCGCGCGCTTCACCGCGATCGGCGATTTCGGGCAGGATCAGACTCTGTACCGCCGCATCACGTATCTGCGGATCGGCGGCGACCTCCTGCGTGGCTCACCGGTCTGGGGGGTCGGGCCAGGCAATTTTCCATCTTATTACGTGCAGGACGCCTATCGCTATATGCCCGGTCGCGAACTGTATCCGCGCGAGTTGCACAACACCTATCTCGATACGGCGGTGGAATATGGCTTGGTCGGCTTCGCGATCTTTGCCGCCATCGTCGGGCATGCGCTGCTGGCGGCACGGCGGGGTTTTGCGGGTGATGCGTCGTCGCCCCTGGCGCGGACCAGTTTTGCGGTGGCGGTGGCGCTCGCGGCCTTGCTGGTCGCGTGCTTCTTCATGCCGCACAAGGACATGCGCTACCTGTGGCTGCTGATCGCGCTGGCGATCCAGTGCGGACGGTTGCGCGCTGCGGAAGGCCCAAGATGA